A DNA window from Bacteroides cellulosilyticus contains the following coding sequences:
- a CDS encoding glycoside hydrolase family 97 protein, translating into MKKLLNTALFLFVILMTSCTAPDAWELVSKDSNIRFALENKQENGSTALSYSVFYKNGEAMEKSLLGLVMDNCEYGKDAQFVSASAVKDISTAYQLKSGKKLNATDECCEQIFTFRTKEDKQFNLIVRVYNDGVAFRYELPGEDGQMHTIQAEHTEFAVPVNGKAWIHPYDWNDRHKPSYEQYCRSEIDIRSECGHGRGWAFPMLFNTNGIWMMITEAHLDGSYPATHIDNAGTDKAYKIRFPEPDEPIVPDAVEPVSELPWFTPWRAIIIGDNLNTIFQTQMISHLNPASVVSDESWIKAGRASWSWWSNGGTPRDYKAQLKYVDLSVEMGWEYMLIDAGWQSMGNGGTMEDVVKYAQQKGVGVWLWYHSGAGRDSDSIPTHRLMSDPELRRAEMKHISEVGVKGIKVDFFDTDKQRIIQLYPALLKDAADNHLLVDLHGATLPRGFERTYPNMLTTEAIRGAETLGRQERCDQAAKHNATVPFTRNVVGSMDYTPVTFSDKVRQGIPAIRKTTMGHQLALAVVFESGFQCFADKAESYLSLSEQPKQFLKEVPAAWDESILLAGYPADYAVVARRSGDVWYIGGISGKEEKREIEFTLPAGCEGKPFTMIIDGKDKDSFDYMPVENMNGTVKVKVLPNGGFAGIIR; encoded by the coding sequence ATGAAAAAACTATTGAATACAGCACTGTTTCTGTTTGTAATATTAATGACTTCTTGTACGGCTCCTGATGCATGGGAATTAGTGTCTAAGGACAGCAATATTCGCTTTGCCTTGGAGAATAAACAGGAAAATGGAAGTACGGCGCTTAGCTACTCTGTATTTTATAAAAACGGAGAGGCAATGGAGAAATCTCTTTTAGGGCTGGTTATGGATAATTGTGAGTATGGAAAAGACGCACAATTTGTTTCCGCTTCTGCAGTGAAAGATATTTCTACTGCTTATCAGTTAAAATCCGGTAAGAAATTGAATGCTACGGATGAGTGCTGTGAGCAGATTTTTACTTTCCGTACCAAAGAGGATAAGCAATTTAATTTGATCGTAAGGGTATATAATGACGGAGTGGCTTTTCGCTATGAACTACCCGGAGAGGATGGACAAATGCACACTATCCAGGCCGAACATACAGAGTTTGCCGTACCCGTAAATGGAAAAGCGTGGATACATCCGTATGACTGGAACGATCGTCATAAACCGAGCTATGAACAATATTGCCGGAGTGAAATAGATATCCGTTCGGAATGTGGACATGGGCGTGGTTGGGCATTCCCTATGCTATTCAATACTAACGGAATCTGGATGATGATCACAGAAGCTCATCTGGATGGTTCATATCCAGCTACTCATATAGATAATGCCGGAACAGATAAAGCATATAAAATCCGCTTTCCAGAACCGGATGAGCCAATTGTACCGGATGCAGTAGAGCCGGTATCGGAATTACCGTGGTTCACTCCCTGGCGTGCCATTATCATAGGAGATAATCTGAATACCATATTCCAGACACAAATGATTTCACACCTGAATCCTGCGTCTGTAGTGAGCGATGAGTCCTGGATAAAGGCAGGACGCGCATCCTGGAGCTGGTGGTCTAATGGCGGTACTCCCCGTGATTATAAAGCACAACTGAAGTATGTGGATCTTAGTGTAGAAATGGGTTGGGAATATATGCTGATTGATGCCGGATGGCAAAGCATGGGCAACGGTGGCACTATGGAAGATGTCGTGAAATACGCGCAGCAAAAGGGAGTGGGTGTCTGGTTATGGTACCATTCCGGTGCAGGGCGTGACAGCGACTCTATACCGACGCATCGTCTGATGAGTGATCCGGAATTACGTCGTGCAGAAATGAAACACATCAGTGAAGTAGGAGTGAAAGGAATCAAGGTCGATTTCTTTGATACAGACAAACAACGTATTATCCAACTTTATCCGGCTTTATTGAAAGATGCGGCAGATAATCATTTGCTGGTAGATCTTCATGGTGCTACTTTACCCCGTGGCTTTGAACGTACGTATCCGAATATGCTGACCACGGAAGCTATCCGGGGTGCAGAAACCCTGGGACGTCAGGAACGTTGTGACCAGGCGGCAAAGCACAATGCTACTGTACCTTTCACACGCAATGTAGTCGGTTCGATGGATTATACTCCGGTGACTTTCTCTGATAAAGTGCGTCAGGGGATACCTGCTATACGTAAGACGACTATGGGGCATCAGTTAGCCCTTGCAGTTGTCTTCGAATCCGGCTTCCAATGTTTTGCTGATAAGGCGGAGTCTTATCTTTCTCTATCGGAACAACCGAAACAATTCCTGAAAGAAGTACCCGCTGCCTGGGACGAAAGTATCCTGCTGGCTGGTTATCCGGCCGATTATGCTGTTGTAGCTCGTCGTTCCGGTGATGTCTGGTATATCGGCGGCATCAGTGGTAAGGAAGAGAAGCGTGAAATAGAATTTACTTTGCCTGCCGGATGTGAAGGTAAACCATTTACTATGATTATAGATGGAAAAGATAAGGATAGTTTTGACTACATGCCTGTGGAGAATATGAACGGAACGGTAAAAGTGAAGGTGCTTCCGAACGGTGGCTTTGCCGGTATAATCCGATGA
- a CDS encoding TIM-barrel domain-containing protein, producing the protein MKKILIVGAMALVMLCPVKAQIAWQQVEPGVWKGVVGTPEEYSLLGVAGVTPQKEGFARLPEVTLPQLANEIVGSIQDGKTSFRIPLQRKEQLYGFGLNFQTVHQRGKILNLHVDHYGGRDNGRTHAPVPFYISSSGYGVLINSARYLTVYAGSGARKDSPNAPVAKDRNMDKTWTSAPYSDAVSILVPAPGAEIYLFAGPTPMDVVRRYNLLCGGGTLPPRWGLGFTQRTKKLYTAEDVKNEADEFEQRGFPLDFIGLEPGWQSKAYPCTFEWDATRYPDPAGFVKDMLAKGVRINLWTNPYVSPDSKIYKEMYPVSGSHTVWCGIVPDLAGEKARKIWMDKLEQEHVNIGVSGYKVDEVDGYDRYVWPDVATFPSGIAAEQMRQTYGLWVQRTTAELYKKRNQRTFGLVRASNAGATSFPYVIYNDYYSHQDFITALINSGFSGVLWTPEVRSSSSSEDWLRRFQSVVFSPMAMINAWASGTKPWTFPEVENQIKEYAMLRMQMMPYWYSEFARYHFDGIPPFRAMNLEPGFNPEQGTTAKLSDANLEENPYLEAVSKEIKDQYMAGEYLLVAPMFKGQKERTVVLPKGDWYDFYTGKYAGNGEKITVTPGLDRIPVYVKDGAILPFMEPRLHAPKAGEKVNLEIRHYGKADGSYRLYDDDGETFDYEKGAYSWRDITVTRDKKGKLKGAISKAEKGKPNSIDNVTWKFMTEE; encoded by the coding sequence ATGAAGAAGATTTTGATTGTAGGGGCAATGGCTTTGGTGATGCTTTGCCCTGTTAAAGCGCAGATAGCCTGGCAGCAAGTGGAGCCCGGTGTTTGGAAAGGCGTGGTAGGTACTCCTGAAGAGTATTCATTACTGGGAGTGGCCGGTGTCACACCGCAAAAGGAAGGTTTTGCCCGCTTACCGGAGGTGACATTACCCCAATTAGCGAATGAAATTGTGGGTTCCATACAGGATGGTAAAACAAGTTTCCGCATTCCTTTGCAACGTAAGGAACAGTTGTACGGCTTTGGACTGAACTTCCAGACGGTACACCAGCGCGGCAAGATTCTGAATCTGCATGTAGACCATTACGGTGGACGTGACAACGGACGCACACATGCTCCTGTTCCCTTTTATATTTCCAGTTCAGGTTATGGGGTACTGATCAATTCGGCACGTTATCTGACGGTGTATGCTGGTAGCGGCGCACGTAAGGATAGTCCGAATGCTCCGGTAGCCAAAGACCGTAATATGGATAAGACCTGGACATCCGCTCCTTACTCGGATGCCGTTTCTATCTTGGTTCCTGCCCCGGGTGCAGAAATTTATCTGTTTGCCGGACCTACTCCTATGGATGTTGTCCGTCGTTATAACCTGCTCTGTGGAGGAGGTACATTACCTCCGCGCTGGGGATTGGGCTTTACGCAACGTACAAAGAAGCTCTATACAGCTGAAGACGTGAAGAACGAGGCGGATGAGTTTGAACAGCGCGGTTTCCCGTTGGACTTCATCGGACTGGAACCGGGCTGGCAAAGCAAAGCGTATCCTTGTACCTTTGAATGGGATGCTACCCGCTATCCGGATCCCGCCGGTTTTGTGAAAGATATGTTGGCTAAAGGAGTACGCATCAACTTATGGACAAACCCATACGTATCTCCTGATTCAAAGATATATAAGGAAATGTATCCGGTAAGCGGCTCACACACCGTATGGTGTGGCATCGTGCCCGACCTGGCAGGCGAGAAAGCCCGCAAAATCTGGATGGATAAGCTGGAACAGGAACACGTGAATATCGGTGTCAGCGGTTATAAAGTGGATGAAGTAGACGGATACGACCGTTATGTGTGGCCGGATGTAGCCACTTTCCCCAGTGGAATTGCTGCCGAGCAGATGCGCCAGACTTATGGTTTGTGGGTTCAACGCACTACTGCGGAACTGTACAAGAAACGTAATCAGCGTACCTTCGGATTGGTTCGCGCATCGAATGCCGGTGCGACTTCTTTCCCCTATGTGATTTACAATGACTATTACAGCCATCAGGACTTTATCACTGCTTTGATTAATTCAGGCTTTAGTGGCGTATTGTGGACTCCGGAAGTACGTAGTTCCAGTTCATCGGAAGACTGGCTACGTCGTTTCCAGTCTGTAGTATTCTCACCGATGGCAATGATTAATGCCTGGGCAAGCGGTACGAAACCCTGGACTTTCCCCGAAGTAGAGAATCAGATAAAAGAGTATGCTATGCTGCGTATGCAGATGATGCCTTACTGGTATAGTGAATTTGCACGTTATCATTTCGATGGTATTCCTCCGTTCCGTGCCATGAATCTGGAACCTGGTTTCAACCCGGAACAAGGAACTACAGCGAAACTGTCGGATGCAAATCTGGAAGAGAATCCTTATCTGGAAGCTGTTTCCAAGGAAATTAAGGATCAGTATATGGCTGGTGAATATCTGTTGGTGGCTCCCATGTTCAAAGGTCAGAAAGAACGTACGGTGGTATTGCCTAAGGGAGACTGGTACGATTTCTATACAGGTAAATATGCGGGCAATGGCGAGAAGATTACTGTTACGCCGGGCTTGGACCGTATTCCGGTATATGTAAAGGATGGAGCTATCCTGCCATTTATGGAACCCCGCCTGCATGCACCGAAAGCAGGAGAGAAGGTGAATCTGGAAATACGCCATTATGGAAAAGCGGATGGTTCTTACCGTTTGTATGATGATGACGGAGAAACATTCGATTATGAGAAAGGCGCCTATTCCTGGCGTGATATCACTGTGACACGCGATAAGAAAGGCAAGCTGAAGGGTGCTATATCCAAAGCAGAAAAAGGTAAGCCGAACAGTATTGACAATGTTACCTGGAAGTTTATGACAGAAGAATGA